The nucleotide window TGGCGATGAACCTCCAGATCGAGATCGACGCCGTCGAGATGCTCGATCGCGCCGGCCTGCAGGATATCGTCGGCTTCAACAACCGCCACGAGCCGGGCTACGGCATCCACGAGATGGGCACCGCGCGGATGGGCCGGGATCCCAGGACCTCGGTGCTCAACGCCACCAACCAGGTCCACGGCGTCAACAACGTATTTGTGACCGACGGGGCGTGTATGACGTCCAACTCCTGCGTCAACCCCTCGCTCACCTACATGGCGCTGACCGTCCGGGCGGCCCATCATGCCATCTCGGAGATGAAAAAAACGAATCTATAAGACCATGCAACGACGAGAAGCCCTCAAACGAACCGCCCTGCTGGGTGGCGCCGCCGCCTCGACCTCGCTGCTGGGCCTGCTTCAGGCCTGTCAGCAGCAGCCCCGGCTCGGGTGGCAGCCCGTGTTTCTGAGTATGGACCACGCCCGACTCGTCGCGGCGCTGGTGGACACGATCCTGCCGGCCACCGCCACGCCCGGTGGGCTGGATGTGAAGGTGGATATGTTCATCGACCTCGTCTACGCCCGAACCTACGACGCGGCCGGCCAGCAGCAGGTGGTGGCTGATCTGGATGCGATTAACACCCGCAGCGCCGCGCAATTCGGGAAGCCATTTGCGGACCTGGAGGCCGACCAGCGGCAGGCGTTTTTGCAGGAAGAAGAAGCCGGCGCGCCTTCGTTTAATCCCCGCGTCTGGGGCACGGCGGTGGGCGAACAGGCGCCGGTGGGGTTCTACCGCGGGTTTAAGTCGATGGCGGTCTGGGCCTACTGCTCGACCGAGGCGATCGGGAAAAACCAACTGAACTACGACCCGATTCCG belongs to Rhodothermales bacterium and includes:
- a CDS encoding gluconate 2-dehydrogenase subunit 3 family protein yields the protein MQRREALKRTALLGGAAASTSLLGLLQACQQQPRLGWQPVFLSMDHARLVAALVDTILPATATPGGLDVKVDMFIDLVYARTYDAAGQQQVVADLDAINTRSAAQFGKPFADLEADQRQAFLQEEEAGAPSFNPRVWGTAVGEQAPVGFYRGFKSMAVWAYCSTEAIGKNQLNYDPIPGAYRGCVPLSEAGRVWSL